DNA sequence from the Peromyscus eremicus chromosome 7, PerEre_H2_v1, whole genome shotgun sequence genome:
TCATGTTGTCTCCTCCCACCCTTTCAAAGCCTGTGTCTGTATTATCTCCTGGCTTGGGTCGCCTTCCTCCATGTGTGCTGTTGACATGATGGGATTATGTTGGCTGGGTGATGAAGCTCTGAGAAACATGGCTGCTCTCCGCTTGGAGGGCTGACTTGGACTGCGAGGTAGACTTTGGTCTAGgagttgtggtttgtttgtttgctcaatAAGACATTGATGTGAAAACAGAGTCTTTGATTTTAATAGCTCATCTATCCTCTTGCTGCATGCCCACCTGAGCTGTCATAGAGCACTGTGAGGAACACTGTAGCTGGTTGCTATGGAATTAACACTAAATAAAGGATTATAAGTGAAGCAGAATTGCCAATTTCTTAAAGAGGTAGAGGATCAGTTTCAGATATGGTTACAGATCCATTCCTTTAAGAGTAATAACTCTGATTTGGGCAAAAATGTGaagacaagggctggagagatggctcagtgtgtgaggCAGTTGCTGGGCAAGTAGATGAGTTCGAATCCCAGTGCCCACCGCCGAGTGTTGTCCCACGTGGGGAATGGCATCCGGCGTGGGTGCAGGTGCACATATAACCCTTGGAGAATCACAGGCTTCCTGAACACCGGCATGGCTCAGGGTTtgaggagagaccctgtctcaagggaagaaggtggagagagacagagcagggcacttgatgtcctcctctggcctctgtgcacgtGCACAGGTCTGCACAGCTGCACATACTTGTGCACATAGCccacactcctcctcctcctctgaatgAAGTGAAGGAGGTGGGATGATGTGGGAGATGGAGCTCGGGTGAGAACAATGCCAGTCACCTCTGCCATTTCTAAATGTTGTATGGTGCCGGCACCAGACTGTTCCCACGGCTCCGTGACCACAGCTCTGTGTGTTCGCCCATCATTGACTCATCTTCTGCAGTGAAGGTTTCCTACCTGCACAGCACATACatttcagaaagattttttttataatgaaaaacatttaatttgctttgatatgtttttaaatttgccAGAGGTGTCTTGTCAAATCAGGATTTGGGTGGTTTTCAAAGGCTGAACAAGAGTGGATATAAATAGAATTGGGGCCATTTATCAGTAtctattattttgtttcattaacTGAATTAATGTCTAAGCATTTAGCCCAAGGAATATACGCAGCTCTATTTTATTAATGGCTTAGCCTTAATCCGCTCATCCTCTCCTTGTGCAGTAAGTGCAAAGCAGTTAGGAATTTTTATAGTCATCTACTTCCCATGGAGGACTTACATAACAAAATTAATATAccctcattctttctcttctctttgctcttttctgGGTATTTATCAAagtgctccccctccccctggcTACTGTTTAACCTAGAGCTAATCAATTTTGTATTCTGAAAAAGAATATAGCCTAGTGGTACTTGACAAGTACtgaaaggtcctgggttcagtccccaaaactgcaaaataaaataaaataaataaagtgtcaCCATTGTTTTTAATGATGATTAGAAGAAAGATCTCCTAATAAATTCAGGGCTCTTTAGACTCATTGTATAAAGGGAAGCAGCTGAGGCTCCAGGTTCATCTGGTTATCTCACTAGACAAATCGACCAGGGTGCATTGGTTTTGTGCCTTCTTGGTGATACTGTGTTGCTTGTTTAGATATCCTCGGAACAGAAGATGCTGGTGTGGAAGCAACTTGCGGTGACACGGTGCGGTTTTACCCCTGGACCATTGATAACAAGTACTATTCAGCGGAGGTCAATCTGTGCGTGGTGCCCAGCAAGTTCCTGGTCACTGCCGAGATCGCCGAGTCGGTGCAGGCGCTCGTGGTTTACTTTGACAGCACACAGGTGAGCTCTTGTTTCCAGGGGTGTCTTCCCTCACACGGCAGCGTCACAGGCTTTCTTTGCCGTCTGTGTTCTCTGAGCTCCTCAGTGTGtcttttcatgtttgtttgtttctgcccCTGTAGAAATCGGGTCTTGACAGTGTCTCCTCATGGCTTCCCCTGGCAGAAGCGTGGTTACCTGAGGTGATGATCCTGGTCTGTGACAGGGTGTGTGAAGCTGGTAAGAGCCTCTGACATGTACCCTTCTGTGAAGACAGCGTACATCTGTGTCTTCAGCTCATCAGGTTACACCATGAAAATCCTATAGGATTTATGTCGTTTCCAGCATACTTTGAGGCTGGGCCATTTACATTATGTGGCTTAATTCTAGATGCCTTTGGAATGACATTGACATTCAGGGGAAATGCGGAGGGAGGCCCTGAAGAGTGGTGAAGGTTGGTGGTGTCTTGCGGTCGTTTTACTTAGATCCTTACATGTTGTCTTAGGAATAAACCGACAGAAGGCTCAAGAGTGGTGCATCAAGCACGGCTTCGAGCTGGTGGAGCTCAACCCCGAGGAGCTGCCCGAGGAGGACGGTGAGTGCTGGTGTCTGGAGAAGCTGGCTGGCTTTGGGTTGTGGCCTAAGAGATTGTTCCAGCCTAGGGTAGGGTGCTCACAGCAGGAGCCCAGAAATGCTAGTTTCTCCAGCTGGTTAAAAAGCTTTGAGCAAAACCCATTAATATGTTCCTACCAGCACTGTCATCATTTGCTTGCTGGATTTTACCACCCATTTTAGAGcttttgaaagtgtgtgtgtgtgtgtgtgtgtgtgtgtgcgtgcgtgcgcttAAATAGATAAAAGTAAGAGGTAACTGCTTAAACCATTGCCATTTCTCGGTCCTTAATCACTGCCAGCCAAGGATAGTGAGACCTGTGTTTGTGGAGTTTATGTTCCTTCTTTTGAATTCATAGTAAGCTGAGGCTGAATTCCCAGAAACCTCAGGAGGCATGCCAGACCTATTGATACCCAAGCCAAAAATAAGCTCAGAgcctcccactcccctcccccagggcAGCTGCACATCACTTGCCTTCTGCCGCTCCCACAACCGTCTGGaccttcagtttcttttctttctctctctttttggtaagatttacttcttattttatgtgttggAATGTTAggcttcatgtatgtctgtgtaccacatgcatgcccggTGCCTttatgaagccagaagagggcatcagatccctcggaactggagttgcagatggttgtgagccaccatgtagatgctaggaatcaaactccaggcctctggaagaacagccagtgctcttaactgctgctcagttacaaaagaaagaaaaggaaaggaaagcagacagagacaaagaaagacagaaagagacagagagagtgtgggggggattatttttaaatttttatttaggtttgtgtgtgtgtgtcagtgtgtctccaaggtcagaagagggcatccaccCCCTGGAACTGCATTTCCAGATGTTTGTGAGGCAcctaaagtgggtgctgggaactgaacctgggccctctgcaggAGTAGccggtgctcctaaccactgagctatctctccaatccTCTCATCCTCCCACTTTCCAAGTATACCTGTATGAACTCGACCCAACTGAGGCAGATTTTGGCCCACAAGAATCTTGTAACTTGGTACCAAAAGTGAACCATAAGCTACATTCACAAATAATTGAGTTTCCCGAATGGAATGTCCCCAGATCAAGAAGGAATGTGGTGTCGTGGTGCTGCAGAGATGGGGATATTCCTGTGTGTGGTTCAGAGAGCACTTGGCACCCCGACTTTAATGTGTCAGACTCTTCTTGGGGAGGAAGTAGAGAAGGAGCTGGACTTGAAGCGACCTGGTGGGCCGGGCCTTAGAAGATGCAGGctagccggcggtggtggcgcacgcctttaatcccagcactcgggaggcagaggcaggcggatctctgtgagttcgaggccagcctgggctaccaagtgagtcccaggaaaggcgcaaagctacacagagaaaccctgcctcgaaaaaccaaaaaaaaaaaaaaaaaaaaaaaaaaagaagaagaagatgcaGGCTGTCCCAGGAGACCTTCCAGGCTGGAAGCCAGTGTGGATGAAAGTGCTAGGTAGGTCAGGATGAGACAAAATAGGGAAGCAGCTtttcatctgtttttgtttttgttgttttctgagacagggtttctccgtgtagttttggtgcctgtcctggatctctctctgtagaccaggctggccacgaactcacagagatccacctgcctctgcctcctgagtgctgggattaaaggcgtgtaccactgccacccggctggTTTTCACTCTTAACATCATAAAGAATACTGAAAGTTGGCAAATGAAATATTCCTTtccatatttttttaagttcCCTAAAACTTGTGCCCAGCTTggtgtatgtgaatatgtgtaaTTTCGTACTTCTGACCTTCTTTTCTTCATATTGTCCTTGGAGTTAACTTTGACTATTATAGTCGTGAAATTTGTTCCTTTCTACCAGGGAGTTGCTCTGCAAACAGTACCtgtctttgtatttattattatttgtgtgtgtgtgtgtgtgtgtgtgtgtgtgtgtgtgtgtgtgtgcaggtgctcacaTGTCCCACGGCACACATGATGGAGGTTGGAGGTTAACTTTTTGGGAGTCGATTTTCTTTCCACAGTGGACCAAGGGTGGGAATTGAGGTCATCCGGCTCACAGCAAGCTCCAATGCCTGCAGTGCCATCTTGGCAGCCCTAATTCAGTAGATCTTAAAACAGATTTTTCTGAGACATGTCTCTTAGAGCAAGGTTGTaagagcccacaaaggtttcctagtgaggtctgagcagggctgcattaggggatggctagaccacgtgcatggtcaccaggcgTCTGGGATGGTCTACacctggctgtgctgggggagctctttgctctaccccttgacatttttttaacagccctttagcagagacagaaggggctggtggttttgacccaggccctcccaagctatcctgtgtttctttctgtctctatatttctatctagatattcctcatttctccctgctcaagaatCCCTGGGATAAATaaaagagggagctggtctccctcacaAGGTAATAAAACCTTTCTAGAATTTTTAAATGCAAACTGCTCCAAAGCCAGATTTCTTCATCCTTCATTTGTGGTACTTTTTACACATTCATTATTTTATCAAGTTTCATATTACTGCTGCTAGCTCTTCATATTAGATTGTATTTTTGGTTCCTGGGTTTAGTGTCTTAAATTTGAGTACTTCTTTCAAGAACTGCATCATCTCTAGTTAAGATGAACATGGCTTTTTCTCTTCATCCAGACAGCAGCAGGATAAACGTATCTTTGTTGGGTATTTCCGGTTTCATCCTCATGTAGTGCTGCTGGGTTGGTAGATGCAATCCTTTAGATTTGCTGTAGGCTGTCACTCAGGCACTCTTAGGCAGTTAGGCATGGCTCCTGCCTGCAGGAGCTTCCTtccagtagagaggaagagtacACCAGTGAGTCCCCAGTCTCCACCATCGTGCCTCCAGGAGAGGTCCTCAGAGTGCTGCTGTCCCTGCCACTCCCTTGATCATATAGTAAATGGTTGGTAACTGACAGAGCCCAGGTTCAAGTTCAGATCTTCTGATGCCTGAGTCTCTCTTCATCCTATTTAACCCAGAGCAGGCTAGACCACTAGACATGGGTTCTGCAAACTCTTCTCTCTCTGACCCACCACGCGTGAATTATTTCTTCCATTCCTTTCCACCTGAAGTCTTATATTCCTCATGTCTGAAGgacctgtgcttcctggacacagtGATGCCTGGGTACTGGTTGCTGGCGGAGAGTAAGGCCACACTGTTTTAAGTAGAGCCAACAAATCCTAGAGACAGGGTGGCACTAACTCTAAAGCAGTTGCTGCATGCCCTTCTTGGTCATGTACTGGAGCAGGAGCCTGGGTCTGGCTTCAAACCTAAGGCAAACATTCTGAGTTTGAGTACATCTCCCAGCCTTCTTCCTACTTACTCTTTGGATACGAAGTTTCACTGAGTTGCCAAGCTGGACTTCAGCttctgttgctcaggctggcctccagcatgagcacttcctgcctcagccttcaagtagctgggattccaggctcCCTGCACTCCTGCCAGTCCCAGCTAAGCTTTGACTCTAAACCACTTTCTATGATTATCTGTGgctggtgtgtaaaataaataaaaaaattttttaattaaatttgaaaaGAGCTAATGGGTAACAGGTGGTAATAGTCTGCCGTGGAAGACAGCATCACATTACACAGAGAGTTAGCTTATAGCCCACAGAGAGGGCCTTCTCCCACAGATCAAACTCCATCACCAGGCTTGTGCCACAcgtgcttttacccactaagccatctagcCAGCCCCTGGAAGTTCATCCTGTATAGATAGCCAAGACGAGgtgtttattagtttattttgtaaggatttattatgttaaagtgtgcatgcaggtgtaGGTGGAGGCATTGTCACTGCCCTGGGGCTGAAGTTCCAGGCAGTtgaaccacctgacatgggttctgggaattaaactccgCAAGAGCAGCAGGCGCTCTTagcctttgagccatctctccagccccgagataGCGTCTTTAATGCTGCACTGTGGTTGTTTCCTGAGAGCTTGCATTTTCTGGAAATTGTGAGTGGATGCCATGGGGGAGGAGATAGAGAACGCTTGATCACACAGTTCTCTTCTGTCGTGACTTTGTATCAGGAGCTCTGAGCTCTGTGTTGCTTTATTCATTTACTGCGAGTGAGCGGTACACAGTACATTATGAAGCAACAGCAAATAAACAAGATGATTAAACCCAGTTATTTAAAAGTGTGGCTTTGGGGACATCTAGgcacatatgtgaatgtgtgggtTTATCTGGATATGTATATGGATCTGTGTGTTTCTCTCCCTGGTAGATGACTTCCCTGAATCTACAGGCGTAAAGCGGATTGTCCAAGCATTGAATGCCAATGTCTGGTCCAATGTCGTGATGAAGAATGGTGAGTAACTGGATGTTGTCGTTTTTACCTTGTGACATATTTTAAATTACGTGGATCTATGTGGAACTTAGGATTCTATGAAATTTTTGTTCCCGTTCTCAAGTTTTCAGTTAAAGGAAGAGCCAGAAGTAACAAGCTGGGAATGTTTAATGTGTGTTGAATAGGTAATTCAGCAAGCGTGTGAACGTTACAGTAAAGTCTTTGACTTTAAGAACAacctaaacttttaaaataagatcTTTATCATTAAGGATCTTCCTAGTCTACTGTGGGATTCTTTATAGTACTCTCTGTCTTTGCTCtttttggacattttgtgttaatGGAGTTTGTGTGTACTTTTCAGATGCTAGGTATACAGGCAAGGTATGATGTGTGATGAACACAGAATCAGAGACATGGCTGCTGCGTTAGTCTTGATGTAGAGAGAGCTTCCAGGAGAGCATGGGTTCCCATGTCATTCTTCATGGGATGGTCAAGATTGAAAGGGAAGAATGCTCAGCTGGAGGAGGCATGGCTCCAAGAACAAGGGGTTTGTGTCATAAAGACCCTGGGAGAGCCTCACCTAGCAGTGTGAGCTCCTGTAGATGTCAGAACGCTAGGCAGGGAGAAGTGGCCTTTCTTCTGTAGCAAATGGTGAGACCCGGAGGTGGGCTCTCTGGGGGGTGACATTAGGGTGGTGTGTTGGAGGTAGAAGTAGACTCCGAGGTCTACTTCTAGAAACGTGAGCTGTTGCGGCATCCTGAGGGTGAGCTTTGGGCCCTGAGTGATGTGATGGTGGTGGCTGTTGGGGGATGGGAGGCTGGGTCTGACATGTAGTCTGTAGTTGACCGGCACCAGCTCTTGGATCCTGCATTAGCTCGCTCGGCCTTTAGGAACCAGCTCACAGACTAGATGGCTTAGAACAGTGGGAATTTATTGCCTCACAGTTTTAGAAAAAGGTCAGAAGTCCTACCTTGAGGTGTCAGGGCTACCTCCCTCCAAGGTACTGGAGAATTGCCCAGACCTTGGTCCTGGTTTCCGTCAGTTCTTGGTGTGACACTGTTACTTCTAATCTTGCCATGGTTTCTCCCTCTGTCCACGACTTTGTTCATATCTCCCCTTAGAAGGCCAGCAGCAATACTGAATTAGGGCCCACCCTATGGCCACGTGACCCATTTTAATTTTCCCTGTTTCCAAACAGAGGTGTACATTTTGCTGCATTAGAGGTTTGGATTAGCTTTGAGGTTTGGGGACTGCAGTTCAAGTGTGCAGTGTTAGGTGAGATTacagaagagaatgagaaaagccatATCGACAGTAGGTCTAGCCTGTCTTCCCGGAGATAAAGGACAAGTGGATGGCCAGTTTGGGGGTGCAGGGTGCTTCATCCCAGCTCCTGGTAGACACTGAGTGTTAAGTAGGATTGGCACCCTGTCCTCTCATCTACCATGTGCTTGGCAAAGCCTCTTCTTGACAATTAGGtaatttcctctctcctttctttccctgtctCCTTCATCCTTCCTACTTTTCTGTTAGGGAGACTGATATGTCTGATGGGTCCTTTCCGTCCATTCacacattccttccttccttcatctctgtTGAGCGTTGGTCATAGCAAGCTACTGCTTTAGACTGTATACAGTATAAACCACGTTTAAGATATGGTCCATAAACTAGATCAATTTAGAATAAAGTTCTGTTCAGTACTGCCTGTTATCAATTTCTTGAAATAGCTAGAAATTCAATGAAGCTTTTTTGGCTTTAATCATCTTTTGAAAACTCTGACCCCCATTTCATACATTAAAGAAATGATGGCTTATAATTCACATTTACAGCTTTATGGCCGCCCACCATAGTTATGGCCTCCATGTCCTTGGAGTTAACAAACCACAGATTGGAGGTGGTTAGAAGGGACgcatctatctgtgtgtgtgtgtatatatatattcttgtcaCTGTTCCCTAAACAACAGTATGAGAGGGACCCCCTTAGTAGTTACACTGCATTAGCTGTCACAGGTAATATAGAAGAGGGTAAGGTCCACAGGAAGGGTGCATAGTGTATGCCAATTCTGTAACATTCTGTAGCAGGGACTGGTTCAGGTATTTGGGAGGTCCTGAACATGTACATCCACAAGCTGCGCTGAACGTATTTTGCTTCtgtcctggttggtttttgtcagcttgacacaagctagggtcatgtGGGAAGAGGGTATTCCCATGTCCTCAGTTGAGAACGTGCTTCCATTTGGCccatgggcaagcctgtggggcattttcttgattggtggttgatgtgggagggcccagctaactggatggggccacccctgggcaggtggtcccaggttctataagaaagtaggctgagcaagccatagagaacaAACCAataaacagtgttcctccatggtctctgcatccttttttgtcttgagttcctgccctgacttccctcagctacaactgtaagctgaaataaaccctttcctctccggAGTTGATTTGGTGCAGgcatttatcacagcagtggagAGCAAGCTAGGACAGTTTCTTTGAGCAAAAATATTCCCAGTGCCATTCTATGTGCACACTGGAACAGTATTCCTAAGTGCGAGGAGGTGGCACATTGTGGGTTTGCATGGCTCTTTGCCCTGAAGtatcgttttttgtttttgttttgttttgtttttttgttttttgttttttgttttcttgacagtCCTGGGACACTGATGTGCTTTTAGCTAAAACCCCAAATTAAGAGGACCACGGTCTATATTATCAAGGAAATGGCCTGTCTCCTCCTAGGAGAAGCGTGCAATGTGGAAGTGGAGGTGCTGGTCTTAGGAAGTAGACACATTCCTGCAGAGCCTCAGagctctgtgaaactgtgtgGTGGGCCACAGTATCCTCCCAGGGCACCCTGCCGCCTCCATCCCCGAGAGCCTTTCTGATGGGAATGCCAGCAAGTTCCATCTTCCACAGCAGCGGCTGCCTCCaggcccttcctctcctctcctctcctctcctctcctctgcgtTGTGTACGTGTGTGGGATAGGGTCCGCAAGTAGAGGAGACCGGGGCTCAACCTTGGAGGCTGTTCCTTGGGAGCCACCCacattgtattttgagacagagtctctcattgggaCTGGGGCCTTGCTGGCTAGGCTGTCCTGTTAGCCCGAGACCCACCGTCtctccctcctcagtgctgggattgcgaGCACATGCCTCCACCCAGGGTGGAGGGACACACTCAGGGCCTTCTGTTCGCACTGCGGGCACTGCAGTGAGTAAGCTGTCTACCCACTCACACAGTAGGCTTTCCAAAAATCCAAAGTTAGGCATAGGGGAAGGGCCCATCCGTTGTCCATCGTGGGGGGAGAGGGGTTCACGAAGCCCCACCTACCTtaggagctattgacagttaatggttgctgggaaGGGAGAGTCATTGTCTTCTGTGATGTGACTGCTGTTAAAGTTGCCCAGTAAATAACCTCTCATGCATGCAGCCCTAATTAAACCCTGTGAGTCACAAAAGAAGCcacaaaacatcaacaaaaaaccCGAACTGAACCATGAAAATAGGAGAGAGACCTGTCGGGAAGAAGATTGGCTCAGTGAGCGTGCGAGCGGCTGAGGAAGGGTAATGGAGAGGAATGAAGGGGACCAAAAAACATTATATGCACACAATGAAAtaccaaaaaataacaataatgaaaaaGTTGTGCTTAAACTTACCATATGACCAAGTTATTGTACTCTTAGGTGTGTTCAATAGAGCTGAAAATATGTCCGTGCATAAAACCATTATAAATGCTCATAGCAGTGTTATTCGTGATAGCTCACAGGTGGAAACAACCCCAGGAAACAGTGGTAAGTCCATACAGTGGACTGTTACTCAGCTCTAAAAAGATACGTGCAAGCTGCACCAGGGTAAGCCCCCACAACTGCTGCGCCCAGAGcttctgtgttactgtgctttgATGAGATGTCCAGAACAATTCAATCCATAGAGGCAGACTATAGGTTAGCGGTTCCCAGGGACTGAAGGAGGTTTGCTAAGGAGATGGAATTTCCTTATcagaacatgaaaaaaatgttttgaatttgGTGAAGATGATTGCACAGTTTCGTAATTATACTAAAAGCCCTAAATTCTATACTGTAAAGAGGGTGGCTTTGATATGTGAATGTTACCATGTGAACGTTATCTCATAGTAAAAGGAAGCTATACAACTAATGTTTGTATCCGTGAGATAGATGATGTCCATTAACCTATTTAATTTCACAGTATCCAATGTGAGTTAGGCTCAGAGGTCAGGAAATGTCACACTCATTACCAGGCTGGGATATGCAGTACCCTAGGAACTTAGTAAGTAGTAGTACGCAGATTGCCCTCCTAGACTTTCTGACTGGTTTGAGGTGAGGCTTGACTTCCCAGAGCCCTTTGTGCTTTGAACTCTGTGCATTTAAATCATATTATGTTTATGAATTATTGTAAGAAAGTTTCCTCCAGTCTCCTTGTTCTCCTGACAGTTTTCTCAGGTGACAGTTTCCAGttttgattatgtgtatgtgggatgAGGTGCAT
Encoded proteins:
- the Aagab gene encoding alpha- and gamma-adaptin-binding protein p34, whose product is MAAGVPCALVTSCSATFTGDRLVQHILGTEDAGVEATCGDTVRFYPWTIDNKYYSAEVNLCVVPSKFLVTAEIAESVQALVVYFDSTQKSGLDSVSSWLPLAEAWLPEVMILVCDRVCEAGINRQKAQEWCIKHGFELVELNPEELPEEDDDFPESTGVKRIVQALNANVWSNVVMKNGE